AGAGCACTGAAGAACGATCTCGACCCCGCAGAGACTTTCTGGCAGGAGAGCATTGAGATGCTGCGCCAGAAGATGCAGCGGGACGAAACGACCCTCAGATATGCCGACTACGGAGTCGGCTCGCCGGATTCCAATCCGGACAGGACCGTCACGCGCAGTATCTCCGAAGTCCAGGCATTCTCGGTACCGCCTCACGAGGGTGTCGCACTGCATGCACTGGCGCGTGAGCTACGACCCCGCAATTGTCTCGAACTCGGAACATGCCTCGGCATATCGTCGGCCTATGTTGCGTCTGCACTGGACCTGAACGAGCACGGATCGCTGACGACGCTCGACGGAGGCAAGGATCTTTCGAGGGTGGCAAGTATCAACTTCTCACGACTCGGCCTTCGCAATACGCGATTTGTCACGGGCCGTTTTGATGAAATGCTCCCCGAACTGCTGCCCGAGATCGCTCCCGTTGACATGGCATACATCGACGGTCACCACGATGGGGCAGCCACGAGGGCGTACTTTGAGATGATTCTGCAACACGCAGCGCCATATGCCGTCATGGTGTTCGACGACATTCGATGGTCGCGGGATATGCGCGAGGCATGGCGATCCATCCGTACCCATCCGGAGGTCACGGCAGCACTGGACCTGTATACGTTCGGCATCTGCGTGACCAACAACGGTTCACATCCAGCCACAGGCAAATAGAGAATGCGTAGACCCGAAGCGGTGCTCGGCATCACGGCGATATTCCTTGTGGGTGCACTCGTTGGAGTGTTTCTGAATCGTGTGGATGTACCGGGATTTGGCGATTCCGAGTCACGGAAGATCGAAGATGCGCTCACACTGATCCGGAAGCGCTACGTCGATGTGCTCTCCGACGATGAGCTGGCGGCGGCTGCCATTCAGGGGATGGTCGAAAGGCTGGACCCGTACAGCACCTACATTGATGCGCGTACTCTTGGACCCGTCCAGGACGAGTTGGAGGGAGAGTTCGGTGGTGTGGGTATCTGGTTTGAGATGGTGTCGGATTCTGCGCGCGTCGTGTCTGTGATTCCCGGGGGACCCAGTGAACACGCAGGTGTACTCGCGGGAGATCGAATCGTAGCCGTCGACGATTCTTCGTGCGTTGGCGAGCCGTCGCGGTCGATCCAGAGTCGAATCCGCGGGCCCCGCGGCGAGGTTGTGCGCCTGACCATCTACCGACCTGTACTGAGTCAGAAACTGAATGTGTCCGTCGAGCGCGCGGTGATTCCCATACGATCCGTGGAGGCTGCCTTCCGACTCGACGACGAAACAGCGTACATCCGGCTCAGCCGTTTTACATCCGGTACGGCCGAGGAATTTCGGAAGGCCGTATCTGATCTCCGAAACGCCGGTCCGCTGCGTGGATTGCTGATCGATGTCAGGAATAACCCGGGGGGCATACTCGAGGCCGCGGTGCGCGTTTCGGACGAGTTACTTGCGGGCGGCGTCGATATCGTCAGTACCGAAGGCCGGGGCATTGAGAAGCGCGAAGTGTATGCGTCATCCGCCGGAGGGATGGTTGAGGATACACCCGTTATCATCCTCGTGAATTCGAACTCGGCCTCGGCGAGCGAGATTCTGGCCGGTGCGATACAGGACAACGACAGGGGACTCGTGATCGGACAGCCGACGTTCGGCAAAGGCCTGGTTCAGCGACAGTTTGTGTTTGGAGACGGCAGTGCCCTGCATCTGACGGTAGCGCGCTACTACACGCCGGCCGGGCGCGCCATCCAGAACGACCTCGATCGGAACGTGCCGGTCCATGCCGGAGCGGATACGGTCCTTGCGCGCAACGACAGCGATCCTGCAGACTCGCTGCTTCAATTCACCACGCTGCACGGCCGAATACTGCGCGGCGGAAAAGGCATCTATCCGGATCACATTCCTCCTGCAGACTCGTTGGTGAATGTATTCGAACTGGTCTTTCGCTCAGGACTGGATCTTGGATTCAGCCGGCGCTGGTTTGACACGAGAGAAGCTTCAGTACGTCAGGCATGGTCGCAGGAGCCAGACAGATTCGTCGACGAGTTCCGGATAGATGATGAGACGTGGCAGGAGTTTGTCACGTATACGGCGCGTGAGGCTGGAACGGTGTGGAGTCGGTACGACGCCAGCGACATTGCGCTGGCCCGCAGCCGGATAAGCACACTTCTGACAGCTCGAATCGGGCAGTCCTTGTTTGGACCTCAAATCTGGTTCTCGATCGTGAGCAAGGTGGATCCGGACATCACGTTTGCCCGTGCGTTCTGGGAAGAGGCTTCATCTTTGCCGGGCGCACCGGGGCGCTAGGCGACTCCGGTTCAGGCGCACATCACGCTCCGGGATTGAGCATCGTCGGGCACGTAGTGCTACGCCGCGCCGCACAACCCGGCCACCCTTCCGTCGGTTTGCGATGCTCACGCCGCAGCGCAGGTGAGCGGATCGTTTCGAAAGCTCACGTTCCGACCTGCTCTTTTTACGCTAGCTCGAAGGCGACAATCCGTGCTGAAGGGCACGCAGCATGATCTCGGCGGGATGCAACGGCTGACGCCCGGTCAGGTCGCGAATCTGCGCGCGACACGACGTTCCGGCCGCCGCTATGACGGCGTCGGGTGGCAGTGCATTCACCGCTGGAACGAGCCGCAGTTCGGCCATCTTCTTCGACACGGCCACGTGCTCCCTCTCGTATCCGAAAGACCCTGCCATGCCGCAACA
This DNA window, taken from Rhodothermales bacterium, encodes the following:
- a CDS encoding class I SAM-dependent methyltransferase is translated as MKAASSSVAVKDAYGLEKVTDAYDLHPDKLEEPTRDVNFGRLSFDPQGMTTLRHLPHRLSYQLAGRIALRRTQPQSEAEAQVHVAVARALKNDLDPAETFWQESIEMLRQKMQRDETTLRYADYGVGSPDSNPDRTVTRSISEVQAFSVPPHEGVALHALARELRPRNCLELGTCLGISSAYVASALDLNEHGSLTTLDGGKDLSRVASINFSRLGLRNTRFVTGRFDEMLPELLPEIAPVDMAYIDGHHDGAATRAYFEMILQHAAPYAVMVFDDIRWSRDMREAWRSIRTHPEVTAALDLYTFGICVTNNGSHPATGK
- a CDS encoding S41 family peptidase; its protein translation is MRRPEAVLGITAIFLVGALVGVFLNRVDVPGFGDSESRKIEDALTLIRKRYVDVLSDDELAAAAIQGMVERLDPYSTYIDARTLGPVQDELEGEFGGVGIWFEMVSDSARVVSVIPGGPSEHAGVLAGDRIVAVDDSSCVGEPSRSIQSRIRGPRGEVVRLTIYRPVLSQKLNVSVERAVIPIRSVEAAFRLDDETAYIRLSRFTSGTAEEFRKAVSDLRNAGPLRGLLIDVRNNPGGILEAAVRVSDELLAGGVDIVSTEGRGIEKREVYASSAGGMVEDTPVIILVNSNSASASEILAGAIQDNDRGLVIGQPTFGKGLVQRQFVFGDGSALHLTVARYYTPAGRAIQNDLDRNVPVHAGADTVLARNDSDPADSLLQFTTLHGRILRGGKGIYPDHIPPADSLVNVFELVFRSGLDLGFSRRWFDTREASVRQAWSQEPDRFVDEFRIDDETWQEFVTYTAREAGTVWSRYDASDIALARSRISTLLTARIGQSLFGPQIWFSIVSKVDPDITFARAFWEEASSLPGAPGR